Proteins encoded together in one Eublepharis macularius isolate TG4126 chromosome 2, MPM_Emac_v1.0, whole genome shotgun sequence window:
- the PLEK2 gene encoding pleckstrin-2 isoform X2 has translation MLSTTGRQDGSFFSKTGCSIINLWEERRRFLQRVVFFSTAAQSPAHVWSSRTGREERDAWALDITGAIHAGNPVQVQQLHLMKNSFKLPSNISLNHIVDKMYDNSSGIKLTPNSEQGNTYKESFTGAALVDWLISNCFSASRLEAVTLASVLMEENFTKPVGARSAEAMRNGDLAEQFLDDSTALYTFVGSYKKKFSSKEELHLNILELSGTIVKQGFLIKQGHKRKNWKVRRFVLRTDPAFLHYYDPTKEDNRPVGGFSLRGCLVSALEDNGVPTGVKGNVQGNLFKIITKNDIHYYIQASSKTERAHWIEAIKQLT, from the exons ATGTTGTCCACAACTGGAAGGCAAGATGGTTCGTTCTTCTCCAAGACAGGCTGCTCTATTATAAACTTgtgggaggaaagaaggaggtTTCTCCAAAGGGTAGTATTCTTCTCGACTGCTGCACAATCACCTGCCCATGTTTGGAGTTCGAGAACAGGCCG AGAAGAACGTGATGCTTGGGCATTGGATATCACTGGCGCTATTCATGCTGGCAATCCAGTGCAAGTCCAGCAGCTTCACCTTATGAAAAATTCCTTCAAACTACCTTCAAATATCAGCCTGAA TCACATTGTAGATAAAATGTATGACAACAGCAGTGGAATTAAGCTGACACCTAACTCTGAACAAGGCAACACATATAAAGAAAGCTTTACAG GggctgcactggtggactggctGATTTCCAACTGTTTTTCTGCCTCCCGGCTAGAGGCAGTTACACTGGCCTCTGTGCTGATGGAAGAAAACTTCACTAAGCCCGTGGGAGCCCGAAGTGCTGAGGCCATGAGGAACGGCGACCTGGCAGAGCAGTTCTTAGATGATTCTACTGCACTCTACACATTT GTGGGGAGCTACAAGAAGAAATTCAGTTCCAAGGAAGAGCTTCATCTTAACATTCTTGAACTGAGTGGCACAATTGTAAAACAAGGCTTTTTAATAAAACAG GGGCACAAGAGGAAAAACTGGAAGGTGCGACGTTTTGTCCTGAGAACTGACCCTGCTTTCCTGCACTACTATGATCCCACTAAG GAAGATAACAGGCCTGTTGGTGGTTTTTCTCTCCGTGGCTGCCTTGTCTCAGCACTGGAGGACAATGGTGTCCCAACAG gAGTCAAAGGAAATGTACAGGGTAACCTCTTCAAAATCATCACTAAGAATGACATTCATTACTACATACAGGCCAGTTCCAAGACAGAAAGAGCACATTGGATTGAAGCCATTAAACAGCTAACATAA
- the PLEK2 gene encoding pleckstrin-2 isoform X1 has protein sequence MQEGSGILKEGFLVKKGHVVHNWKARWFVLLQDRLLYYKLVGGKKEVSPKGSILLDCCTITCPCLEFENRPLVIKLNTKNNTAYFLDSCSREERDAWALDITGAIHAGNPVQVQQLHLMKNSFKLPSNISLNHIVDKMYDNSSGIKLTPNSEQGNTYKESFTGAALVDWLISNCFSASRLEAVTLASVLMEENFTKPVGARSAEAMRNGDLAEQFLDDSTALYTFVGSYKKKFSSKEELHLNILELSGTIVKQGFLIKQGHKRKNWKVRRFVLRTDPAFLHYYDPTKEDNRPVGGFSLRGCLVSALEDNGVPTGVKGNVQGNLFKIITKNDIHYYIQASSKTERAHWIEAIKQLT, from the exons GGGCATGTTGTCCACAACTGGAAGGCAAGATGGTTCGTTCTTCTCCAAGACAGGCTGCTCTATTATAAACTTgtgggaggaaagaaggaggtTTCTCCAAAGGGTAGTATTCTTCTCGACTGCTGCACAATCACCTGCCCATGTTTGGAGTTCGAGAACAGGCCG CTGGTTATTAAACTGAATACAAAAAACAACACAGCATATTTCCTTGATTCGTGCTCCAGAGAAGAACGTGATGCTTGGGCATTGGATATCACTGGCGCTATTCATGCTGGCAATCCAGTGCAAGTCCAGCAGCTTCACCTTATGAAAAATTCCTTCAAACTACCTTCAAATATCAGCCTGAA TCACATTGTAGATAAAATGTATGACAACAGCAGTGGAATTAAGCTGACACCTAACTCTGAACAAGGCAACACATATAAAGAAAGCTTTACAG GggctgcactggtggactggctGATTTCCAACTGTTTTTCTGCCTCCCGGCTAGAGGCAGTTACACTGGCCTCTGTGCTGATGGAAGAAAACTTCACTAAGCCCGTGGGAGCCCGAAGTGCTGAGGCCATGAGGAACGGCGACCTGGCAGAGCAGTTCTTAGATGATTCTACTGCACTCTACACATTT GTGGGGAGCTACAAGAAGAAATTCAGTTCCAAGGAAGAGCTTCATCTTAACATTCTTGAACTGAGTGGCACAATTGTAAAACAAGGCTTTTTAATAAAACAG GGGCACAAGAGGAAAAACTGGAAGGTGCGACGTTTTGTCCTGAGAACTGACCCTGCTTTCCTGCACTACTATGATCCCACTAAG GAAGATAACAGGCCTGTTGGTGGTTTTTCTCTCCGTGGCTGCCTTGTCTCAGCACTGGAGGACAATGGTGTCCCAACAG gAGTCAAAGGAAATGTACAGGGTAACCTCTTCAAAATCATCACTAAGAATGACATTCATTACTACATACAGGCCAGTTCCAAGACAGAAAGAGCACATTGGATTGAAGCCATTAAACAGCTAACATAA